Proteins co-encoded in one Pseudorhizobium banfieldiae genomic window:
- a CDS encoding DNA-3-methyladenine glycosylase I, whose translation MEKTGIIIGEDGRSRCFWHGGLDDYRRYHDEEWGRPVTDDFRLFEKICLEGFQSGLSWLTILRKRENFRAAFAGFDFEKVASFDQDDVERLVADAGIIRHRGKIVSTINNARRAVELRGEFGSLAKFFWSFEPSPADRPAVMDLATLRANPTTATSIRLSKDLKKRGWTFVGPTTVYAFMQAMGLVNDHLTGCFCQAEVDRLRAEFIRP comes from the coding sequence ATGGAAAAAACGGGCATCATCATCGGCGAAGACGGCCGTTCGCGGTGCTTCTGGCATGGAGGGCTCGATGACTATCGCCGCTACCATGACGAGGAGTGGGGGCGGCCGGTGACCGACGACTTCCGGTTGTTCGAAAAGATCTGCCTCGAAGGTTTTCAGTCGGGGTTGTCGTGGCTGACGATCCTGCGCAAGCGGGAGAACTTCCGGGCCGCCTTTGCCGGCTTCGATTTCGAGAAGGTGGCGTCGTTCGACCAGGACGACGTAGAGCGGTTGGTGGCCGATGCAGGGATCATCCGCCACCGTGGAAAGATCGTCTCGACCATCAATAACGCTCGCCGCGCGGTGGAACTGCGAGGCGAGTTCGGCTCGCTTGCGAAATTCTTCTGGAGCTTCGAGCCGTCACCGGCCGACCGTCCGGCCGTGATGGACCTTGCAACGCTGCGGGCGAACCCCACCACCGCGACTTCGATCCGGCTCTCCAAGGACCTGAAGAAGCGCGGCTGGACCTTTGTCGGCCCGACAACCGTCTACGCCTTCATGCAGGCCATGGGGCTGGTCAATGACCATCTCACCGGCTGCTTCTGCCAGGCCGAGGTCGATCGGCTGCGGGCCGAGTTCATTCGCCCGTGA
- a CDS encoding HAD family hydrolase produces the protein MIMRPITAIGFDADDTLWQNEQFYRLTAEHFATLLGDYAEGTHVSERLLEAEKRNLEHYGFGIKGFTLSMIETAIEITDGRVPAKTIAEILDIGRNLLRHPVETLPHVEETLCALNGEYLLVLITKGDLFDQERKLAQSGLGELFDAIEIVSDKSATTYRRIFSKVADGPDRAMMVGNSLKSDIVPAIAAGSYGVFVPHELTWVVEHVEPPTDAPRFRQIEHLGQLRDVLAEITGE, from the coding sequence TTGATCATGCGCCCCATCACGGCCATCGGCTTCGATGCCGACGACACGCTCTGGCAAAACGAGCAGTTCTACCGCCTGACCGCGGAGCATTTTGCCACTCTGCTCGGCGACTATGCCGAGGGAACTCATGTCTCCGAGCGGCTGCTGGAGGCGGAGAAGCGGAACCTTGAGCATTACGGCTTTGGCATCAAGGGCTTCACCCTCTCGATGATCGAGACGGCGATAGAGATCACAGATGGTCGAGTGCCCGCAAAGACGATCGCCGAAATCCTTGATATTGGCCGTAACCTCCTGCGCCACCCGGTCGAGACGCTGCCGCATGTGGAGGAGACGCTTTGCGCTCTCAACGGCGAGTACCTGCTCGTGCTGATCACGAAAGGCGACCTGTTCGACCAGGAGCGCAAGCTGGCGCAATCCGGCCTTGGCGAGCTGTTCGACGCGATCGAGATCGTCAGCGACAAGAGCGCCACCACCTACCGACGGATCTTCTCAAAGGTCGCCGATGGGCCGGACCGCGCGATGATGGTTGGCAATTCGCTGAAGTCCGACATCGTGCCGGCAATCGCCGCCGGCAGCTACGGCGTCTTCGTACCGCACGAACTGACCTGGGTGGTGGAGCATGTCGAGCCACCGACCGACGCACCACGCTTCCGGCAGATCGAGCATCTGGGGCAGTTGCGGGATGTCCTGGCGGAGATCACGGGCGAATGA
- the hisS gene encoding histidine--tRNA ligase produces MSDKQKKPQKLKARLPRGFVDRSAADIHATNEMIAKIREVYERYGFDPVETPLFEYTDALGKFLPDADRPNEGVFSLQDDDDQWMSLRYDLTAPLARHVAENFNEIQLPFRTYRAGYVFRNEKPGPGRFRQFMQFDADTVGAPGVQADAEMCMMMADTMEALGIQRGDYVIRVNNRKVLDGVMEAIGLGGEENAGRRLTVLRAIDKLDKFGPEGVRLLLGEGRKDESGDFTKGAGLGDEQIGKVLRFCDADNFQTSDFGGGLQKDPVKTLTFFKSLFENAVYQDGIEELLTIAHLIIASGYGPQPYFSGRIHIDPSVVRGLEYYTGPVFEAELTFDVTNEKGEKVVFGSVGGGGRYDGLVSRFMGQPVPATGFSIGVSRLMTALKNLGKLGQDDVLGPVLVTVMDGDVESMGRYQRFTQELRAAGIRAEMYQGNWKKFGNQLKYADRRGSPIAIIQGGDERAESVVQIKDLIEGKRLSGEIEDNAAWREARVAQETVPEAELVAKVKEILAAQAEDRRRAG; encoded by the coding sequence ATGAGCGACAAGCAGAAGAAACCCCAGAAGCTGAAGGCCCGCTTGCCGCGCGGCTTCGTCGATCGCTCGGCTGCCGATATCCATGCCACCAACGAGATGATCGCCAAGATCCGCGAGGTCTACGAGCGTTACGGCTTTGATCCTGTCGAGACGCCGCTCTTCGAATATACCGACGCGCTGGGGAAATTCCTGCCCGACGCCGACCGCCCGAACGAGGGCGTCTTCTCGCTCCAGGACGACGACGATCAGTGGATGAGCCTGCGCTATGACCTGACGGCGCCGCTGGCCCGCCATGTGGCCGAAAACTTCAACGAGATCCAGCTGCCGTTTCGCACCTATCGCGCCGGCTATGTCTTCCGCAACGAGAAGCCCGGTCCCGGCCGTTTCCGCCAGTTCATGCAGTTCGATGCCGATACCGTCGGCGCACCCGGCGTGCAGGCGGATGCCGAGATGTGCATGATGATGGCCGACACGATGGAAGCGCTGGGCATCCAGCGCGGCGACTACGTGATCCGGGTCAACAACCGCAAGGTGCTCGATGGCGTCATGGAGGCGATCGGCCTCGGCGGTGAGGAGAATGCGGGGCGCCGGCTGACGGTGCTGCGGGCGATCGACAAGCTCGACAAGTTCGGCCCGGAAGGGGTGAGGTTGCTGCTCGGCGAAGGCCGCAAGGACGAGTCGGGTGACTTCACCAAGGGCGCAGGCTTAGGTGACGAGCAGATTGGAAAGGTCCTTCGGTTCTGTGATGCCGACAACTTTCAAACTAGCGACTTTGGGGGAGGTCTGCAGAAGGACCCAGTAAAGACCCTTACGTTTTTCAAGTCGCTGTTTGAAAACGCTGTTTATCAAGACGGGATTGAGGAGTTGCTGACCATCGCCCACTTGATCATAGCAAGTGGGTATGGTCCGCAACCGTATTTCAGTGGCCGGATACATATCGACCCGTCGGTCGTCCGTGGCCTCGAATACTACACGGGCCCCGTCTTCGAAGCCGAGCTGACCTTCGACGTCACCAACGAGAAGGGCGAGAAGGTCGTCTTCGGCTCGGTCGGCGGCGGCGGGCGCTATGACGGGCTCGTCTCACGCTTCATGGGCCAGCCGGTGCCGGCGACGGGTTTCTCCATCGGCGTCTCGCGGCTGATGACGGCGCTGAAGAACCTCGGCAAGCTCGGGCAGGATGACGTCCTCGGCCCGGTCCTCGTCACGGTCATGGACGGCGACGTCGAGAGCATGGGTCGCTACCAGCGGTTCACGCAGGAACTGCGCGCCGCCGGCATCCGCGCCGAGATGTACCAGGGCAACTGGAAGAAGTTCGGCAACCAGCTGAAATATGCCGATCGCCGCGGCTCGCCGATCGCCATCATCCAGGGCGGCGACGAGCGCGCTGAGAGTGTCGTGCAGATCAAGGACCTGATCGAGGGCAAGCGGTTGTCCGGCGAGATCGAGGACAACGCCGCCTGGCGTGAAGCCCGCGTGGCGCAGGAGACGGTTCCGGAAGCCGAACTCGTCGCCAAGGTGAAGGAGATCCTGGCAGCCCAGGCGGAAGACCGACGGCGGGCAGGCTGA
- a CDS encoding ATP phosphoribosyltransferase regulatory subunit, whose product MPVTDLPDFAGDLLEEFEARRTVRVNTPVIQPAEPFLDMAGEDLRRRIFLTESETGASLCLRPEFTIPVCLRHIETATGTPRRYSYLGEVFRQRREGSHEFYQAGIEDLGEGDTAAADARAIGDAMGILGRLLPGRALALTLGDQAVFEAVVRALGLPLGWQKRLIHAFGDMAHLEALLDRLARPQPVAGLEPQIAALLASGEEDELVARIDRTMQETGYSTNASRPPIEIARRLKDKLALAETRLDGGALLLLREFLTLRLPLADASSALAGFADAAGLDLDPALAWFDARLAALTESGLDLSGMTYRAAFGRPLDYYTGLVFEVTETGSSAVLAGGGRFDRLLTLLGAKDRIPAVGFALWLDRIEQARDQE is encoded by the coding sequence ATGCCCGTGACCGACCTGCCGGACTTTGCCGGTGACCTGCTGGAGGAATTCGAGGCGCGCCGCACGGTGCGCGTCAATACGCCGGTCATCCAGCCTGCCGAGCCCTTCCTCGACATGGCGGGCGAAGACCTGCGCCGCCGCATCTTCCTGACGGAAAGCGAGACCGGTGCCAGCCTCTGCCTTCGGCCCGAATTCACCATCCCCGTCTGCCTGCGCCACATCGAGACCGCGACCGGCACGCCGAGGCGCTATTCCTATCTCGGCGAAGTCTTCCGCCAGCGTCGTGAAGGCTCGCACGAATTCTACCAGGCCGGCATAGAGGATCTTGGAGAAGGCGACACCGCCGCCGCCGACGCCCGCGCGATCGGCGATGCGATGGGCATTCTTGGCCGGCTTCTTCCCGGACGTGCTCTTGCACTGACGCTCGGCGACCAGGCGGTTTTCGAAGCGGTGGTGAGGGCGCTTGGCCTGCCGCTCGGCTGGCAGAAGCGGCTGATCCATGCCTTCGGCGACATGGCGCATCTCGAGGCGCTTCTGGACCGACTCGCGAGACCCCAGCCGGTGGCGGGCCTTGAACCGCAGATAGCGGCGCTTCTCGCTTCGGGCGAAGAGGATGAACTGGTGGCGCGGATCGACCGCACCATGCAGGAGACGGGCTACTCCACCAATGCCAGCCGTCCGCCCATCGAGATCGCGCGGCGCCTGAAGGACAAGCTGGCGCTCGCCGAGACCAGGCTCGATGGGGGCGCATTGCTTCTCCTGCGGGAGTTCCTGACGCTCAGGCTGCCGCTCGCCGATGCGTCCTCGGCGCTCGCGGGCTTTGCCGATGCAGCCGGGCTTGACCTCGACCCGGCGCTTGCCTGGTTCGACGCGCGGCTGGCCGCACTGACCGAAAGCGGGCTTGATCTCTCCGGCATGACCTATCGCGCCGCCTTCGGCCGTCCTCTGGACTATTACACCGGCTTGGTTTTCGAAGTGACCGAGACAGGGTCATCGGCCGTGCTTGCGGGTGGCGGCCGCTTTGACCGGTTGCTGACGTTACTGGGCGCTAAGGATCGCATTCCGGCGGTGGGCTTTGCGCTCTGGCTCGACCGCATCGAGCAGGCGAGGGACCAGGAATGA
- the hisG gene encoding ATP phosphoribosyltransferase: MTITIALPSKGRIKDDTAAVFDRAGLAISAVGNDRSYRGRIDSMEGVEVAYLSASEIARELAAGAVDFGVTGEDLVREGLAQVDAKVEFCARLGFGQADVVVAVPEIWLDVETMEDLGDVAADFRTRHGRRLAIATKYWRLTQQFFSRQHGIQLYRIVESLGATEGAPAAGQADIIVDITSTGSTLKANHLKVLGDGVILKSEACLVRARKPEHERDPRIGRIIQAVQGAVV; encoded by the coding sequence ATGACGATCACGATCGCACTGCCCTCCAAGGGGCGCATCAAGGACGATACGGCGGCCGTCTTCGATCGCGCCGGCCTCGCCATATCCGCCGTCGGCAATGATCGCTCCTATCGCGGTCGGATCGATAGCATGGAAGGCGTCGAGGTCGCCTATCTCTCCGCGTCGGAGATTGCGCGGGAACTGGCGGCTGGCGCGGTCGATTTCGGTGTCACCGGCGAGGATCTCGTGCGCGAGGGGCTGGCCCAGGTCGATGCCAAGGTTGAATTCTGTGCTCGTCTAGGCTTCGGCCAGGCGGATGTCGTCGTCGCAGTGCCGGAGATCTGGCTGGATGTGGAGACGATGGAAGATCTGGGAGATGTCGCCGCCGACTTCCGTACCCGCCACGGTCGGCGTCTTGCGATCGCCACGAAATACTGGCGGCTGACGCAGCAGTTCTTTTCGCGCCAGCACGGTATCCAGCTCTACCGGATCGTCGAGAGCCTCGGGGCTACCGAGGGTGCGCCGGCAGCGGGACAGGCGGATATCATCGTCGACATTACCTCCACCGGCTCCACGCTCAAGGCAAACCACCTGAAGGTGCTGGGCGATGGCGTGATCCTGAAGAGCGAAGCCTGCCTAGTTCGTGCCCGGAAGCCGGAGCATGAGCGGGATCCGCGTATCGGCAGGATCATCCAGGCAGTGCAAGGGGCGGTTGTCTGA
- a CDS encoding class I SAM-dependent DNA methyltransferase, with protein sequence MADDDNIIGLYERHAQAFDQLRGKNLFEKPWLDRFAALLPPSGTILDLGCGSGEPIAGHFIARGFRLTGVDSSPSLIELARQRFPDQQWIVRDMRRLPPGRTFNGIIAWHSFFHLSPADQRAMFPVFAYLAAPGAALMFTAGHFEGVAMGEFGGEPLYHASLSRQEYGDLLAAHGFKPVAQMDQDPACGGATVWLAQRHA encoded by the coding sequence ATGGCCGACGACGACAACATCATCGGTCTCTACGAGCGGCACGCGCAGGCTTTCGATCAGTTGCGCGGCAAGAACCTCTTCGAGAAGCCCTGGCTGGATCGCTTCGCCGCGCTTCTTCCGCCGAGCGGTACCATTCTGGATCTAGGCTGCGGCTCCGGAGAGCCGATCGCCGGCCATTTCATCGCCCGCGGCTTTCGTCTGACCGGTGTCGACAGCTCCCCGTCACTGATCGAGCTGGCAAGACAGCGGTTTCCCGATCAGCAGTGGATCGTCCGCGACATGCGCAGGCTGCCGCCCGGGCGGACCTTCAACGGCATCATCGCCTGGCACAGCTTCTTCCATCTCAGCCCGGCGGACCAGCGCGCCATGTTCCCGGTCTTCGCCTACCTCGCGGCACCCGGGGCAGCGCTGATGTTCACGGCCGGCCATTTTGAGGGCGTGGCGATGGGGGAGTTCGGCGGCGAGCCGCTCTATCATGCGAGCCTGTCGCGGCAGGAGTATGGGGACCTGCTGGCGGCGCACGGTTTCAAACCCGTGGCGCAGATGGACCAGGATCCCGCCTGCGGTGGCGCCACCGTCTGGTTGGCGCAGCGCCACGCTTGA
- a CDS encoding DoxX family protein, producing MPNTSTNNLLLLAARVLLSAMFILSGYPKLLDPAGTAGMIAGAGFPAATALAYLAGVFELVVGLFVLVGFQTRISAILLALFSAFTGLVFHSGAINVPDFPEAANGLLTMFNGLMMMKNLTIAGGFLALAALGAGAYSLDARRRGSVAIAA from the coding sequence ATGCCCAACACCTCGACCAACAACCTTCTGCTGCTTGCCGCCCGCGTCCTGCTTTCGGCAATGTTCATCCTGTCCGGCTATCCGAAGCTCCTCGATCCTGCAGGCACCGCAGGTATGATCGCCGGGGCAGGTTTCCCGGCAGCGACCGCGCTTGCCTATCTCGCAGGCGTTTTCGAACTGGTCGTCGGCCTCTTCGTTCTGGTCGGCTTCCAGACCCGCATCTCGGCGATCCTGCTGGCACTCTTCTCCGCCTTTACGGGCCTCGTCTTCCACTCCGGCGCCATCAACGTGCCTGACTTCCCGGAAGCGGCCAATGGCCTGCTGACCATGTTCAACGGCCTGATGATGATGAAGAACCTGACGATCGCAGGCGGCTTCCTGGCGCTTGCCGCTTTAGGCGCGGGCGCCTACTCGCTCGACGCCCGCCGCCGTGGTTCGGTCGCAATCGCTGCCTAA
- the groL gene encoding chaperonin GroEL (60 kDa chaperone family; promotes refolding of misfolded polypeptides especially under stressful conditions; forms two stacked rings of heptamers to form a barrel-shaped 14mer; ends can be capped by GroES; misfolded proteins enter the barrel where they are refolded when GroES binds): MAAKEVKFGRTAREKMLRGVDILADAVKVTLGPKGRNVVIDKSFGAPRITKDGVSVAKEIELEDKFENMGAQMVREVASKTNDIAGDGTTTATVLAQAIVREGNKAVAAGMNPMDLKRGIDLAVKAVVADLQAKAKKINTSEEVAQVGTISANGERQIGLDIAEAMQKVGNEGVITVEEAKTAETELEVVEGMQFDRGYLSPYFVTNPEKMVADLDDPYILLHEKKLSNLQAMLPVLEAVVQSGKPLLIIAEDVEGEALATLVVNKLRGGLKIAAVKAPGFGDRRKAMLEDIAILTGGTVISEDLGIKLENVTLDMLGRSKKVSISKENTTIVDGAGQKTDIEGRVAQIKAQIEETTSDYDREKLQERLAKLAGGVAVIRVGGSTEVEVKEKKDRIDDALNATRAAVQEGIVPGGGVALLRASHQLSVKGENADQEAGINIVRRALQAPARQIAENAGDEASIVVGKILEGNTDNYGYNAQTGEYGDMIAMGIVDPVKVVRTALQDAASVAGLLVTTEAMIAELPKKDAPAGMPGGMGGMGGMDMM, encoded by the coding sequence ATGGCAGCTAAAGAAGTAAAGTTCGGCCGCACGGCGCGCGAAAAGATGCTGCGCGGCGTCGACATCCTCGCCGATGCCGTCAAGGTCACCCTCGGCCCCAAGGGTCGTAACGTCGTGATCGACAAGTCCTTCGGCGCACCGCGCATCACGAAGGACGGCGTCTCGGTCGCCAAGGAAATCGAACTGGAAGACAAGTTCGAGAACATGGGCGCCCAGATGGTCCGCGAAGTCGCTTCGAAGACCAACGACATCGCCGGTGACGGCACCACGACTGCAACCGTTCTGGCCCAGGCCATCGTCCGCGAAGGCAACAAGGCCGTTGCAGCCGGCATGAACCCGATGGACCTGAAGCGCGGCATCGACCTCGCCGTCAAGGCCGTCGTCGCCGATCTCCAGGCCAAGGCCAAGAAGATCAACACTTCGGAAGAAGTCGCACAGGTTGGCACCATCTCTGCCAACGGCGAGCGCCAGATTGGCCTCGACATTGCTGAAGCAATGCAGAAGGTCGGCAATGAAGGCGTCATCACGGTTGAAGAAGCCAAGACCGCTGAAACCGAACTCGAAGTCGTCGAAGGCATGCAGTTCGACCGCGGCTACCTGTCGCCCTACTTCGTGACCAATCCGGAAAAGATGGTTGCGGATCTCGACGATCCCTACATCCTGCTGCACGAGAAGAAGCTCTCCAACCTGCAGGCCATGCTGCCGGTCCTCGAAGCCGTCGTTCAGTCGGGCAAGCCGCTCCTCATCATCGCTGAAGACGTCGAAGGCGAAGCCCTCGCAACGCTCGTCGTCAACAAGCTGCGTGGCGGCCTCAAGATCGCTGCCGTCAAGGCTCCGGGCTTCGGCGACCGCCGCAAGGCCATGCTCGAAGACATCGCTATCCTGACGGGCGGTACTGTCATCTCCGAAGACCTTGGCATCAAGCTCGAGAATGTTACCCTCGACATGCTCGGCCGTTCAAAGAAGGTCTCTATCTCCAAGGAAAACACCACGATCGTCGACGGTGCCGGCCAGAAGACCGACATCGAAGGCCGTGTTGCCCAGATCAAGGCGCAGATCGAAGAGACCACTTCGGACTACGACCGCGAGAAGCTGCAGGAACGCCTTGCAAAGCTCGCTGGCGGCGTTGCCGTGATCCGCGTCGGCGGCTCGACGGAAGTCGAAGTGAAGGAAAAGAAGGACCGCATCGACGACGCGCTCAACGCGACCCGCGCCGCCGTTCAGGAAGGCATCGTACCGGGTGGCGGCGTCGCTCTGCTCCGTGCTTCCCACCAGCTTTCCGTCAAGGGCGAGAATGCCGACCAGGAAGCCGGCATCAACATCGTTCGCCGCGCGCTGCAGGCTCCGGCCCGCCAGATCGCAGAGAACGCTGGTGACGAAGCTTCGATCGTCGTCGGCAAGATCCTCGAAGGCAACACCGACAACTACGGCTACAACGCCCAGACCGGTGAGTATGGCGACATGATCGCCATGGGTATCGTCGACCCGGTCAAGGTCGTTCGCACCGCCCTCCAGGACGCAGCCTCGGTTGCCGGCCTCCTCGTCACGACGGAAGCCATGATCGCCGAACTGCCGAAGAAGGATGCCCCGGCAGGCATGCCGGGCGGCATGGGCGGAATGGGTGGCATGGACATGATGTAA
- the groES gene encoding co-chaperone GroES, producing MASTNFRPLHDRVVVRRVESEEKTKGGIIIPDTAKEKPAEGEVVAVGPGARDESGKQVALDVKVGDRVLFGKWSGTEVKLDGVDLLIMKESDIMGVIG from the coding sequence ATGGCAAGCACCAATTTCCGCCCCCTGCACGACCGCGTCGTCGTTCGTCGCGTCGAGTCTGAAGAAAAGACCAAGGGTGGCATCATCATCCCGGACACCGCCAAGGAAAAGCCTGCCGAAGGTGAAGTCGTCGCCGTTGGCCCGGGCGCCCGCGACGAAAGCGGCAAGCAGGTTGCTCTCGACGTCAAGGTCGGCGACCGCGTCCTGTTCGGCAAGTGGTCCGGCACTGAAGTCAAGCTCGATGGCGTCGATCTCCTCATCATGAAGGAATCCGACATCATGGGCGTCATCGGCTGA
- a CDS encoding TIGR01459 family HAD-type hydrolase, whose protein sequence is MAKRISSLTEINGSYDVVLSDVWGVVHNGVDAFPDACKALADARAAGTTVVLITNSPRPSPGVISQLRLLGVPDSSYDGIVTSGDVTRHLIAEGPRKVFLLGPERDMPLFDGLDVEVVGADEADAIVCTGFFDDEKEVPEDYHDMLVAFQKRDVPFICANPDLVVERGHRIIPCAGAVAAYYEDLGGKSRIAGKPHTPIYEEALAFARQARGEVARERVIAIGDGMPTDVRGAISQGLDLLYVSAGIHVNEYTVNGQIDEAVMNAWLKREGAAPKWWMPRLA, encoded by the coding sequence ATGGCCAAGCGCATCAGCAGTCTCACAGAGATTAACGGCAGTTACGACGTGGTCCTGTCGGATGTCTGGGGCGTGGTCCACAATGGCGTCGATGCCTTCCCGGATGCCTGCAAGGCGCTGGCCGACGCGCGTGCAGCAGGGACGACCGTGGTTCTGATCACCAATTCGCCGAGGCCTTCGCCCGGCGTTATTTCCCAGCTTCGGCTGCTGGGCGTTCCCGACAGTTCCTATGACGGCATCGTCACCTCGGGTGACGTGACGCGCCACCTGATCGCCGAGGGGCCTCGGAAGGTCTTCCTCCTCGGTCCGGAGCGCGACATGCCGCTATTCGATGGGCTGGACGTCGAGGTGGTCGGAGCGGATGAGGCAGACGCTATCGTCTGCACGGGCTTCTTCGATGACGAGAAGGAAGTGCCGGAAGATTATCACGACATGCTCGTCGCCTTCCAGAAGCGCGATGTTCCCTTCATCTGCGCCAATCCGGATCTGGTGGTCGAACGCGGACACCGCATAATTCCCTGTGCCGGAGCCGTCGCCGCCTATTACGAGGATCTCGGCGGCAAGAGCCGCATTGCCGGCAAGCCGCACACCCCGATCTACGAGGAGGCGCTTGCTTTCGCCCGCCAGGCGCGCGGCGAGGTCGCCAGAGAGCGGGTCATTGCGATCGGCGACGGCATGCCGACGGATGTCCGCGGCGCCATCAGCCAGGGCCTCGACCTCCTCTACGTCAGCGCCGGCATCCACGTGAACGAGTACACGGTGAACGGGCAGATCGACGAGGCGGTGATGAACGCCTGGCTGAAGCGCGAAGGGGCGGCGCCGAAATGGTGGATGCCGCGGCTCGCATAG
- a CDS encoding bifunctional riboflavin kinase/FAD synthetase, producing the protein MTVFHRNEKKEPLPPGLKGGVVAIGNFDGVHRGHRSVLERALQLSRARHVPALVLTFEPHPRTVFRPDSPVCRLTPAPLKARLLEGMGFHCVIEYPFDPEFSQRSAEEFVQTVLVDWLQASAVVTGFDFHFGKGREGGPAYLMAAGERHGFGVSLVDAFRDENAEVISSSRIRALLAEGDVAAAAGLLGYRFTVEGEVVGGEKLGRTLGYPTANMMLPPEMELKPGIYAVRFRKADGILHDGVASYGRRPTVTENGAPLLETYLFDFTGDLYGQTCSVSFFGHLRDEVKFDGLEPLVEQMKRDEEEARALLSGVRPLGELDAKIAF; encoded by the coding sequence ATGACCGTCTTCCACCGCAACGAGAAGAAGGAGCCGCTGCCGCCAGGCCTGAAGGGCGGTGTCGTGGCGATTGGCAACTTCGACGGGGTCCATCGCGGCCACCGCAGCGTTTTGGAGCGTGCGTTGCAGCTTTCGCGGGCTCGCCACGTTCCGGCGCTCGTGCTGACCTTCGAGCCGCACCCGCGCACCGTCTTTCGCCCCGACAGCCCCGTCTGCCGACTGACGCCAGCCCCGCTCAAGGCGCGGCTGCTGGAGGGGATGGGCTTCCATTGCGTGATCGAATATCCGTTCGACCCGGAGTTCTCGCAGCGTTCCGCCGAGGAATTCGTCCAGACCGTGCTCGTTGACTGGCTGCAGGCCAGCGCCGTCGTCACCGGCTTCGACTTCCATTTCGGCAAGGGCCGCGAAGGTGGGCCTGCTTATCTGATGGCCGCGGGTGAACGACATGGCTTCGGTGTGAGCCTTGTCGACGCCTTCCGCGACGAGAATGCCGAGGTCATCTCCTCAAGCCGTATCCGGGCGCTGCTGGCGGAGGGCGATGTTGCCGCGGCAGCTGGCCTGCTCGGCTACCGCTTCACGGTGGAGGGTGAGGTGGTCGGCGGTGAGAAACTCGGCCGCACGCTCGGCTATCCGACCGCCAACATGATGTTGCCGCCCGAGATGGAACTGAAGCCCGGCATTTATGCGGTGCGCTTTCGCAAGGCAGACGGCATTCTCCACGATGGCGTCGCGAGCTACGGCCGCCGCCCGACGGTGACGGAGAATGGCGCACCGCTGCTCGAAACCTATCTCTTCGACTTCACCGGCGACCTCTATGGCCAGACCTGCTCCGTCTCCTTCTTTGGCCATCTGCGCGACGAGGTGAAATTCGACGGACTGGAGCCGCTGGTCGAGCAGATGAAACGCGACGAGGAGGAGGCGAGGGCGCTCCTCTCCGGCGTGCGGCCGCTGGGCGAACTGGATGCGAAGATCGCTTTCTAG